Part of the Sodalinema gerasimenkoae IPPAS B-353 genome is shown below.
GGCTAAAACCAGTTCCGTAACACGATGCTGATAAACAACAAAATCCGTCCAGTAAAACGTTCGTTCACTAACAACATACAGTCCAGACAAAAGGATAGGCAACAACCACCATCCCTCCCGAAGACCTCGACTCAGCATTGCCCTGAATTGGAATTGCTTAGATAGCATGATATAGCCAAAGTTGGTCTGAATAGGACAAAAAATAGGGAACAAGACATAGGGGCAATCCCTTGTGGTCGGTGAGCGATAGCCGAACCGTGGTTGCCCTAGGCAGTAGGGGTGAACCTACCCCCACCCCCTTAGAGCGCCATCCCTGCTACAGTTCAGACGCTCTCTTCTCCCTCCATGTTCTCTGTGACTCCGTGGTTCTCCTCCAATTCTACATCCGTTCCAACACCGTAATTCCCAACAGTGACAAGCCCAATTTAAGGGTTCGCGCACTCAAATCACACAGCAGCAAACGAGAAGTTCGTAACGGTTCTTCGACTTGTAACACCGGACATTGGTCATAGAACTGATTGAATTTCTGACTCAGTTCAAACAGATATTGACAGAGGCGATTGGGCAGTAACTCCTGAGCCACCTCATCCAGAATCTCCGACAAGCTCAACAGATGTTTAGCCAGCGCCAGTTCCGTCTCCTCCGAGAGAGTTAATTGACTATCTTTTAAGCTCTCAAACTCAATATTTCCCTTACGGCTAATCCCCTGCACCCGCACGTAGGCATACAGCAAATAGGGGGCAGTGTTTCCCTGGAGGGATAACATTTTGTCGTAACTAAACACATAGTTACTGGTGCGGTTCTGGCTCAAATCGGCATATTTGACCGAACTAATCCCCACCCCCTCAGCCACCTGTTCAATAAACTCGGGGGTTTCCGAGCGTTCCTCCGTCTCAATGCGCGTCTGTAAATCCACTCGGGCCCGATTCACCGCTTCATCGAGTAAATCCTTGAGGCGAACCGTCTCCCCGGCCCGAGTTTTGAGCTTTTTGCCATCTTCCCCTTGCACTAAGCCAAAGGGAACATGAACCGCCTCTACCGTCTCAGGAAGCCATCCCGCCCGTTGCGCTACCTGGAAGACTTGGGCGAAGTGGGTTCCTTGGCCCGCATCCACCACATAGATAATGCGCGTGGCCCCATCCTCTTGAATCCGATAGCGCAGGGCTGCTAAGTCGGTGGTAGCGTAGTTGTAACCCCCGTTGGATTTTTGGATAATTAGGGGTTGAGGCTTCCCTTCTTTGTTCTGATAGCCTTCTAGGAAGACACATTGCGCCCCTTGATCTTCGACCAGTAGACCACAGTCTTTGAGGTCTTGGACCACTTGGGGGAGTTGGTCATTATAGAAGGATTCTCCCCGTTCGTTGAGTTCTACATCGAGGCGATCGTAGATTTTCTGAAATTCCCGCCGGGATTGATCACAGAGGAGTTTCCAAGCTTGGCGGGTTTCTGCATCCCCCGATTGCAGCTTCACGACGTTGTTGCGGGCGGTGTCTTGGAACAGAGAATCCTCATCAAAGCGGATTTTCGCCTGTTTGTAGAAGCTCACTAAATCGCCAATCTCTAACGCATCTGCCTCAGTTAGGGCATTGGGATAGACTTCTTTGAGATAGGCGATTAACATCCCAAACTGGGTTCCCCAGTCGCCCACATGGTTGAGGCGGCGGACATCATGACCCTGAAATTCTAAGACACGGGCGATCGCATCCCCGATAATGGTCGATCGCAGATGGCCTACGTGCATCTCCTTGGCGATATTGGGACTGGAAAAGTCCACCACCACCGTTTCCGGGTTCGGGGTAGGGGCGATTCCCAGGCGATCGCTCCCCTGCATCTGTTGCAGTTGAGACTCTAGGAACTCGGGTTTCAGTCGCAAGTTAATAAACCCCGGCCCCGCAATTTCTGGGGGGAAACAGAATTGGGAGACATCCAGGGCCTCAATGAGTTTGGCGGCGATATCCCGAGGTTTCTGCTTAAGAGGTTTGGCCAGGGACATGGCTAAGTTGGCTTGATAATCGCCAAACTTGGGGTTATTCGTCGGGGCCAGGAGGGGATCCGTTGTGGCGAACTCCTCCCCGAAAGCGGCCACGAGGGCCGGACTGAACTGCTGCTGAAGCTGTTTGAGAATCGAAGACATGGATGGTAGGGGTGATAGGCGCGATCCAGAGTACCCGAAAGGGGCTGCGTCTGTGAATTAAGTGGGGAGGATCTAGGGTTGCGGGGCCTTTAATTGCGCCAGTAAGTCCTCCTGGATGACCTCCGGGGGGCGATCGGCGTCTACCCGTAGCAGTTTATCCTGGGGTTTGTAATAGCCGGTGATGGGGATGGTGCGTTGATGGAACAGATCAATCCGTCGTCGGATAATCTGGGGTTCATCATCATCCCGCGATCGCGCTAAGGAGCGTTGCATGAGAACTTCTACGGGTGCATCGAGCCAAATTGCCCAATCCAGGCGTTGTCCCATATCCTGAAGCAGAAAATCTAACTCCTCGGCCTGAAACGCCGTGCGAGGATAGCCATCTAAGAGCCATCCCCGGGTTGCATCCGCTTGACTGAGGCGATCGCGGATAAACTCGATAGCGATGGCATCAGGAACTAACTCCCCCTGTTCCACATAGGGTTTAGCCTGATTTCCCAAGGGAGTATCAGCGGCGATCGCTCGGCGGAAAATCTCCCCCGTGGCAATCCAGGGGATACCCAAGTTGTCACAGAGTAACTTGCCTTGAGTTCCTTTTCCAGCTCCGGGCCCTCCTAGAATCACCAGTCTCACAAACAGTCTCTCCTCGACTAAACAGTGCATCAGGGGTTGGGGTTAGGGTATTTCCCAAATTTCCCCCTCCTCAGTATAAAGGAGGTCACGGCCCCCCGCGTCCCTCAGATAAAATCTAACCCAAGCCCCGTCAAACTCCCCTCAAAATAAGGTAGGCTGAAAAGCTGACGCTGAACCCTCCTGCAACTCAACCCATTGTGATTAAAAACGACACCTGGATCGCCCAAATGGCTGAACAGGGTATGATTTCCCCCTTCGAGCCTCAACAAGTCCGCCGGGTTGGTGATGTTCCGGTGATTTCCTACGGCTTAAGCAGTTTTGGCTATGACATTCGCCTCTCTCCGGCGGAGTTTCGGATTTTCCGGCATATCCCGGGAACGGTGGTCGATCCCAAAAACTTTAATCCTGACAACTTGGAACCCACTCGTCTCTGTGAAGATGCCAATGGGTCCTATTTCATTCTTCCGGCCCATTCCTACGGCCTAGGGGTTGCCCTAGAACGTCTCGATATCCCCAGTACAATCACGGTTATTTGTATTGGTAAAAGCACCTATGCAAGAGCGGGGATTATCGCCAATTTAACCCCTGCCGAAGCCGCATGGAAAGGACATTTGACCCTAGAGTTTTCCAACTCCTCTAGTGCTGATTGTCGTCTCTATGCCAATGAGGGGATTGTGCAACTCCTGTTCCTAGAAGGAGAACCCTGTTCCGTGAGTTATCAGGATCGCCAGGGGAAATATCAAGACCAAGATGAACGGGTGACCTTAGCTCGGGTTTAGCCTCTGCTAGTTAACCGGCTCCTCCTAACCCACCACCACCTGATTTCGCCCTCCGGCTTTGGCTCGGTAGAGGGCCTTGTCGGCGGCCCGTAACAAAGCCCCTCGGGTCAATCCCTGTTCCGGGAACGAGGCGACGCCTAAGGATGAGGTGACGGAGGGCAACGGCTGACCCTGATAGGTTAATCTGAGATCCCGAATCGACCGACAAATCTGCTCGGCTCGGCGAGTTGTTACCCCCAATGATGACTCGGGTAGCAGAAGCGTCATTTCTTCTCCCCCATAGCGACAGGCGATATCGGAACCGCGAACATTACGAGCGAGAAGTTGACCCACTTGTTGCAAGACAAAGTCTCCTGCATCGTGGCCATAGGTATCGTTGAACTGTTTAAAGTGGTCGATATCTAACATCATGACCCCAATAGGATGATGGTTGCGTTGGGCCCGCTGAATTTCTTGGTCAAAAAACTCATCTAAGTAGCGTCGGTTAAACAATCCGGTTAGGGGGTCACGAATACTTTGCTGTTGCAGGGTTTCTCGGAGTTTTAAGTTGGCGATCGCCATGGAAACTTGCTCAGCAACGGTTCGCACTAATTCCTGACTGGTGCCAGATATGGTCTTCCCTTGGTTTCCATTGATATATAACAGTCCCAAGGGTTCTCCCTGAGCAATCATGGGGATACAGACTGCTGAAATTTCAGTACAACTGCTATCAATATGGTTGCATTTCAAGCCATGACTCCGTGAACTGATACTATGAACAGTCCCCCGTCGTAATGCCCAACAATCTTGAGGATGAAACTGCATTAAAGACTCCAACTCTTCCCCCCAGGTTGCGACAGCCTTAACCTGATTTCGCGAATTATTGAGCATATAAATGGCCCCCGAGCAATCTGGAAATAGGGGTCTGATAAAGCCACCAATGGCTAAGCAGGCTTCTTCAACGGTTAAACAGGCTTGCAGAAAATCACTAATCTCATTTAAGAGTTTCATGTCTTGGTTGCGTTCTTCTAAATCCTGCAAACGCGCAGCGAGTTGTTGATTGAGGTTGTGTAGTTGATGTTGAGACTGTTTCAGTTCAGTGATATCACGAAAGGTGACGGTAAAGCCATCTCCTAATTTGACGGCAATGACATCAAACCAGGCATCAATTCCTTCATGGTTATAGTAAAATTGCTTGGTGTACGGTATCCCAGATTCAACCACTTTAACGTAGTCATTAAAGAGTCCTTCCTCGAAATTTCCGGGCATTTCGACCAGTAACTGCCTGCCGATGAAGTTGTCTTGAGGTCGTCCCACCAGTTCGCAGGCGCTAGGATTACTGAATAACCATTCAAAATCGAGAATTTTTCCCTGGGCATCACGAATGGAACGAAAGGCCATAATTCCATCTAAGGAGGTATCTAAAACCCCCTTGAGTTGCATCTGGGATAGTTCTAAGGCCTCCTGGGATTGCACAATTTGTGTCATATCCGTTAGTAGACCAATCGCACCACAGGGATGTCCCTGAGCATCAGTATTGGTAGCAACAGACACCATGACCCAAATGATTGAGCCATCTTTTCGCCGCAGTTTTGCGATATGATTCTCCCGAATTCCCTGCTTTCGTCGTCGTAAATGCTCAATTGCATCGGGCTTATCCTCATCCTCCATGAATTCTAAGAAGGACGTCCCTCTTAACTTTTCCATGGAGTACCCTAACATTTCTTCTAGGCGAGAATTGGCAAAGATTGTTTTATTTTCATCATCAATCACCCAAATTCCTTCCTGACTATTTTCGACGATTTTACGGTAATTTTCTTTGCTTTCTTGTAGGGCAATTTCTGTCTGCTTTAAGTTGGTGATATCCAGGTTACTACCAACAATCCGGACAACCTGATTCCCTGAGTCTTTTACGGCGATCGCCCGGGCATAAATATAACGAATTGAGCCATCTTTATGGATAAAGCGGATGGTCTTCAGGAATTCATTGATTTTACCGGTTCGATAGTCTTCGAGCAGTTGAGAGACCTCAGCCAACTCTTCAGGACAAATTACTTTGTGCCAGGTTGCCTCAGAATTGTCTAGCTCATGCTCTTGATAGCCTAACATGGCCTTCCACTGAGATGAGTAATAATACTCACCGCTGCGGTAATCAACTTCCCAGAATCCCTCTGATGCTGCCTCAATGACCAGCTCTAGCTGTTCTTTAACGTGCTTGAGTTCTAACTCATTGTGTTTGCGATCGCTGATATCCTCGACAACATAGGAAAAGCGAGGATATGGGTAACATGATGGTCCTAAATAAGAGACAGTCGCCAGAAACCAATAGGTTTTTGTGGCGCTGGAATAGTGATATTCAAACTGAATTGGGCGCTGTTCAACCTGAGCTTGATGATATCGATTCAACCAAAGTTCTACAATCTCAGCGGAGGGACGAATATCCGTGAGATCCATCAGCTTTCTCAGCTCAGGACTGGGATTGATTTCCTCAAACAAAACCGAAAGACTGGCCTGATTATAGGAAATCATATTGATGTCGCCATCAACGACTTCCTCCACTCCCATCCAGAGTGGACAAGAATTATAGAAACTACGTAAAATTGCCGATTGTTCTTCAATAGTTTCTCGGATTTTCTGGGCGTTTAAGATCTCCTCTAACTCCCGTTTCTGTCGGGCGATCGCCTCGGGGCCTGTCATGGGGTCGTCGTCAGTTTCGGCAGTTCCCCGAGACTCCCATTGCAGGGAGTGGCTAATGGCCTGACTGATGTGAGATCCGAGTAATTCCAAGCCGTCTCGCTCAAAGGACTGCCACGGGCGATCGCACGAACCCTGTTGAATCATCAAAACACCCCAAAGCCGATTTGAGACCACCAGCGGGATACCTAAAGGCTTACCCAGCGGACTCTCCAACTCAGAACCAGCCGCTGTGGTTGTGGAACTGAGAAGGTTGTCTAAGATGAAGAAATGCTCTGAGGGACATATCGGCTCATCCCAGAATTGATCAAGTCCCATTATTTCTAAACCAGGTTGGACGATCGCGTCCCCTGGGAACGACCCAGACTTGGCCAAGATTTGAAACTGCTGTTCAGGATTGGCTGAACAAATATAGACATAGCTATCCTTGCAGTCATCAAAGAGCAATTGATGAACTTCATCAACCGTCTGTTGTAACAGCTCAGAAAGGATTAAGGAACGCCGTAGTCGTAGAATGGCAGTTTCTAAACGATGCTGCCAGGTTTGCCAAGAGGAACTATCGGAGTGGCTAGGAGGGCAGAATGGATCGAGAAATGGAGTCTCATCCCCATAACCTGTTGAGTCTGAAGGATTCATGGTCTAGATAGGAATCGCACCTGGCTTGTCTCGATTGGATGCTTCTTCATTCCCAGGGACAGGGATCTCCGAGAGATGCGTTTGTCGTGTTGCAAGTCTTAATTGCTTACTTGATATGGGTTGCTAATATACAAGCTAACACAAAGTATTGGAATATCGATACAACTTCATAGAATCTTTAAACTCTCAACCGTAAAAACAGGGTGCGATTCCCCGAAGCGGAAAAAGCACCCTGTTGAGAGGAACCACAGTGTCAGCCTATTTCTTCTGTCCCTTAGAACTGAGTTCCTTTTCTGCCTTAATCGCGCCATTGGACATCACTAAGCCACTGCCGACTAAGATGGCGA
Proteins encoded:
- a CDS encoding diguanylate cyclase, whose product is MNPSDSTGYGDETPFLDPFCPPSHSDSSSWQTWQHRLETAILRLRRSLILSELLQQTVDEVHQLLFDDCKDSYVYICSANPEQQFQILAKSGSFPGDAIVQPGLEIMGLDQFWDEPICPSEHFFILDNLLSSTTTAAGSELESPLGKPLGIPLVVSNRLWGVLMIQQGSCDRPWQSFERDGLELLGSHISQAISHSLQWESRGTAETDDDPMTGPEAIARQKRELEEILNAQKIRETIEEQSAILRSFYNSCPLWMGVEEVVDGDINMISYNQASLSVLFEEINPSPELRKLMDLTDIRPSAEIVELWLNRYHQAQVEQRPIQFEYHYSSATKTYWFLATVSYLGPSCYPYPRFSYVVEDISDRKHNELELKHVKEQLELVIEAASEGFWEVDYRSGEYYYSSQWKAMLGYQEHELDNSEATWHKVICPEELAEVSQLLEDYRTGKINEFLKTIRFIHKDGSIRYIYARAIAVKDSGNQVVRIVGSNLDITNLKQTEIALQESKENYRKIVENSQEGIWVIDDENKTIFANSRLEEMLGYSMEKLRGTSFLEFMEDEDKPDAIEHLRRRKQGIRENHIAKLRRKDGSIIWVMVSVATNTDAQGHPCGAIGLLTDMTQIVQSQEALELSQMQLKGVLDTSLDGIMAFRSIRDAQGKILDFEWLFSNPSACELVGRPQDNFIGRQLLVEMPGNFEEGLFNDYVKVVESGIPYTKQFYYNHEGIDAWFDVIAVKLGDGFTVTFRDITELKQSQHQLHNLNQQLAARLQDLEERNQDMKLLNEISDFLQACLTVEEACLAIGGFIRPLFPDCSGAIYMLNNSRNQVKAVATWGEELESLMQFHPQDCWALRRGTVHSISSRSHGLKCNHIDSSCTEISAVCIPMIAQGEPLGLLYINGNQGKTISGTSQELVRTVAEQVSMAIANLKLRETLQQQSIRDPLTGLFNRRYLDEFFDQEIQRAQRNHHPIGVMMLDIDHFKQFNDTYGHDAGDFVLQQVGQLLARNVRGSDIACRYGGEEMTLLLPESSLGVTTRRAEQICRSIRDLRLTYQGQPLPSVTSSLGVASFPEQGLTRGALLRAADKALYRAKAGGRNQVVVG
- the argS gene encoding arginine--tRNA ligase translates to MSSILKQLQQQFSPALVAAFGEEFATTDPLLAPTNNPKFGDYQANLAMSLAKPLKQKPRDIAAKLIEALDVSQFCFPPEIAGPGFINLRLKPEFLESQLQQMQGSDRLGIAPTPNPETVVVDFSSPNIAKEMHVGHLRSTIIGDAIARVLEFQGHDVRRLNHVGDWGTQFGMLIAYLKEVYPNALTEADALEIGDLVSFYKQAKIRFDEDSLFQDTARNNVVKLQSGDAETRQAWKLLCDQSRREFQKIYDRLDVELNERGESFYNDQLPQVVQDLKDCGLLVEDQGAQCVFLEGYQNKEGKPQPLIIQKSNGGYNYATTDLAALRYRIQEDGATRIIYVVDAGQGTHFAQVFQVAQRAGWLPETVEAVHVPFGLVQGEDGKKLKTRAGETVRLKDLLDEAVNRARVDLQTRIETEERSETPEFIEQVAEGVGISSVKYADLSQNRTSNYVFSYDKMLSLQGNTAPYLLYAYVRVQGISRKGNIEFESLKDSQLTLSEETELALAKHLLSLSEILDEVAQELLPNRLCQYLFELSQKFNQFYDQCPVLQVEEPLRTSRLLLCDLSARTLKLGLSLLGITVLERM
- a CDS encoding adenylate kinase family protein, encoding MHCLVEERLFVRLVILGGPGAGKGTQGKLLCDNLGIPWIATGEIFRRAIAADTPLGNQAKPYVEQGELVPDAIAIEFIRDRLSQADATRGWLLDGYPRTAFQAEELDFLLQDMGQRLDWAIWLDAPVEVLMQRSLARSRDDDEPQIIRRRIDLFHQRTIPITGYYKPQDKLLRVDADRPPEVIQEDLLAQLKAPQP
- the dcd gene encoding dCTP deaminase yields the protein MIKNDTWIAQMAEQGMISPFEPQQVRRVGDVPVISYGLSSFGYDIRLSPAEFRIFRHIPGTVVDPKNFNPDNLEPTRLCEDANGSYFILPAHSYGLGVALERLDIPSTITVICIGKSTYARAGIIANLTPAEAAWKGHLTLEFSNSSSADCRLYANEGIVQLLFLEGEPCSVSYQDRQGKYQDQDERVTLARV